Proteins from a genomic interval of Rhodothermus marinus:
- a CDS encoding citrate synthase: MPTAKLILDDTTVELPVIVGTEGERAIDIRKLRAQTGYITYDPGLANTGSCQSSITFIDGEAGVLRYRGYAIEDLVEHSSFVEVSYLLIYGELPTRAQLEQFQDRLTHHSLLHEDMKKFFEGYPPSAHPMSVLSAMVASLSTYYPDSTDPEVTELNMIRLLAKLKTIAAFSYKKSIGQPYIYPRNDLSYTADFLHMMFAVPSEPYEVPPLFEKVLDVLLILHADHEQNCSTSTVRMVGSSGADLFASISAGISALSGPLHGGANQAVIQMLEAIREDGGNYQKYIEKAKDPNDPFRLMGFGHRVYKNFDPRARLIKKLVDQVFNEMGINDPLLEIAQKLEEAALKDEYFIERKLYPNIDFYSGILYRAMGIPTNMYTVLFAMGRLPGWIAQWKEMREDPHTRIYRPRQIYQGPTHRPYVPIDQRG, encoded by the coding sequence ATGCCGACCGCCAAACTTATCCTTGACGATACGACCGTCGAACTGCCCGTCATTGTAGGCACCGAGGGCGAGCGGGCTATCGATATCCGTAAACTCCGGGCTCAGACGGGCTACATCACCTACGATCCTGGTCTGGCGAATACGGGTTCGTGCCAGAGCAGCATCACGTTCATCGACGGCGAGGCCGGGGTGCTGCGCTACCGGGGGTATGCCATCGAAGATCTGGTGGAGCACTCGTCGTTCGTCGAGGTGAGCTACCTGCTCATCTACGGCGAGCTGCCCACACGCGCGCAACTGGAGCAGTTCCAGGACCGGTTGACGCACCACAGCCTGCTCCACGAGGACATGAAGAAGTTCTTCGAGGGCTACCCGCCCAGCGCGCACCCGATGAGCGTGCTCTCGGCCATGGTGGCCTCGCTTTCGACCTACTATCCAGATTCGACGGATCCGGAGGTCACCGAACTCAACATGATCCGACTGCTGGCCAAGCTGAAGACGATTGCCGCCTTCTCCTACAAGAAATCCATCGGCCAGCCCTACATCTATCCGCGCAACGACCTGAGCTACACGGCGGACTTCCTGCACATGATGTTCGCCGTGCCCTCGGAGCCCTACGAGGTGCCGCCGCTCTTCGAGAAGGTTCTGGACGTGCTGCTCATCCTGCACGCCGACCATGAGCAGAACTGCAGCACCTCGACCGTGCGCATGGTGGGGAGCAGTGGCGCCGACCTGTTCGCCTCCATCTCGGCGGGCATCAGCGCGCTGTCCGGTCCGCTGCACGGCGGCGCCAACCAGGCCGTCATCCAGATGCTGGAGGCGATCCGCGAGGACGGCGGCAACTACCAGAAGTACATCGAAAAGGCCAAGGATCCGAACGATCCCTTCCGGCTGATGGGCTTCGGTCACCGCGTTTACAAGAACTTCGACCCGCGGGCGCGGCTGATCAAAAAGCTCGTCGATCAGGTCTTCAACGAAATGGGCATCAACGACCCGCTGCTGGAGATCGCCCAGAAGCTGGAAGAGGCGGCGCTCAAAGACGAATATTTCATCGAGCGCAAGCTGTACCCGAACATCGACTTCTACAGCGGCATCCTGTACCGGGCCATGGGCATCCCGACGAACATGTACACGGTGCTGTTCGCGATGGGCCGCCTGCCCGGCTGGATCGCCCAGTGGAAGGAGATGCGCGAAGACCCGCACACGCGCATTTACCGGCCGCGCCAGATCTACCAGGGTCCCACGCACCGGCCGTACGTCCCTATCGACCAGCGAGGATAA
- a CDS encoding sigma-70 family RNA polymerase sigma factor, whose product MPDAPETQSTYDLEALKRGDPAAFEALVRAESPRLFRFLLRFLENEEDAHNVMQEAFLQAFRRIDTFRGDARLTTWLYGIALNQARVLLRKNRRYEAMDEADLDRLQPTFSRGMYAQRHRPWPPDVLAEREDLRRLVREAIDQLPDSYREIILLRDIEELSTEEVARLLNLSEGAVRVRLHRARQALRALLSPHIEKGDV is encoded by the coding sequence ATGCCAGACGCTCCGGAAACGCAGTCCACCTACGATCTGGAGGCGCTGAAGCGTGGCGATCCGGCCGCTTTTGAGGCGCTCGTGCGTGCAGAAAGCCCGCGTCTGTTTCGCTTCCTGCTGCGTTTTCTGGAGAATGAAGAGGATGCCCACAACGTAATGCAGGAAGCGTTCCTACAGGCCTTTCGACGCATCGACACCTTCCGGGGGGACGCGCGGTTGACCACCTGGCTTTACGGCATTGCGCTGAACCAGGCCCGTGTGCTGCTACGCAAGAACCGGCGCTACGAGGCCATGGACGAGGCCGACCTGGACCGGTTGCAGCCAACCTTTTCGCGAGGGATGTACGCGCAGCGCCATCGGCCCTGGCCGCCGGACGTGCTGGCCGAACGAGAAGACCTGCGGCGACTGGTCCGGGAGGCCATCGACCAGTTGCCGGACAGCTACCGGGAAATCATCCTGTTGCGCGACATTGAGGAACTCTCTACTGAGGAAGTGGCCCGACTGTTGAACCTGAGCGAAGGGGCCGTGCGCGTGCGACTTCATCGAGCCCGACAGGCATTGCGGGCCCTGCTCAGTCCGCATATTGAGAAAGGTGACGTATGA
- the thrA gene encoding bifunctional aspartate kinase/homoserine dehydrogenase I, which produces MTVARPVRVHKFGGTSVATADRIRRVVQLVQAEPETARRVVVVSALGGVTDQLLGCIDAALARTGAHRTTIEALRQRHQEVLEALVLPEERTALEAQLNAHWQALTELLDGLYLLRECTPRTRDAIISFGERLSAPLVAAAFRAAGSEAIALEATELIRTDDTFGEANVDFVTTNRLIRERFAAIPEDQIVVVTGFIGSTPEGVTTTLGRSGSDYTATILGAALDAELVVIWTDVDGVMSADPRLVPEAFVLPHLSYREAAEMAYFGAKVLHPRTMEPLQAKGIPLRIRNTLNPAAPGTLITAEAPPPPWYVRAVTAIRDVAVLMLEGSGMLGAPGLTGRAFQALAEHKINVLLVSQASSEQSLCLGVRAADAETALDVLRRTFAFELETGRIRRIYLVPECATVSVVGDRMRHQPGLAGRMFSALGQANVNVLAIAQGAAETNISAVIAQRDAQRAVQALHETFILRTMRAHLFLIGTGVIGGTLLDMLARQIPQLKEEEGLELRLAGLATAERMLWQPAGIPWNEARERLRAEGEPMDLDRLVQLLTTERPRRLVVVDATASEAVARRYPDLLTAGVAVVTPNKRANTLSYEFYRRLREIARERRVPYRYETTVGAGLPVIATLQDLLLAGDSVRRIEGVFSGTLAYLFNQMAEGVPFSEAVRAARAAGYTEPDPRDDLSGEDVARKLLILAREAGLPVERSDVEVQPLVPDELREVPLEEFLARLCEQDAYWRERVEEARREGRRLHYIGRIEDGRLAVGVQAVGPDSPFYNLQGTDNLIAFTTAYYCRTPLVVRGPGAGPEVTAAGIVSDLRRALEQMR; this is translated from the coding sequence ATGACGGTAGCGCGTCCCGTTCGGGTGCATAAGTTCGGGGGTACATCGGTAGCCACGGCCGACCGCATCCGGCGCGTGGTACAGCTCGTGCAGGCCGAGCCGGAAACGGCTCGGCGCGTCGTGGTGGTCTCGGCGCTGGGTGGCGTGACCGACCAGCTGCTGGGCTGCATCGACGCGGCACTGGCCCGCACCGGCGCCCACCGCACGACGATCGAGGCGCTTCGCCAGCGGCATCAGGAGGTGCTGGAAGCGCTCGTACTCCCGGAAGAACGAACGGCGCTCGAAGCCCAGCTCAACGCGCACTGGCAGGCGCTGACCGAACTGCTCGACGGCCTGTACCTGCTGCGCGAGTGTACGCCCCGAACGCGGGACGCGATCATCAGCTTCGGCGAGCGGCTCTCGGCGCCGCTGGTGGCGGCCGCCTTCCGGGCAGCCGGCAGCGAGGCCATCGCGCTCGAAGCTACCGAGCTGATCCGCACGGACGACACCTTCGGCGAAGCCAACGTCGATTTTGTCACGACCAACCGACTGATCCGCGAGCGGTTTGCCGCCATCCCCGAAGATCAGATCGTGGTGGTCACCGGCTTTATCGGGTCCACACCGGAAGGCGTGACCACCACGCTGGGACGTTCGGGCAGCGACTACACGGCCACCATTCTGGGAGCGGCCCTGGACGCCGAACTGGTGGTGATCTGGACCGATGTCGATGGCGTAATGTCGGCCGATCCCCGCCTGGTACCCGAGGCGTTTGTGCTGCCGCACCTGAGCTACCGGGAAGCGGCCGAGATGGCCTATTTTGGCGCCAAGGTGCTGCACCCGCGCACCATGGAGCCGCTGCAGGCGAAAGGAATTCCGCTGCGCATTCGCAACACGCTGAATCCGGCGGCCCCTGGCACGCTGATCACGGCCGAGGCCCCGCCGCCGCCATGGTACGTCCGGGCTGTGACGGCCATTCGGGACGTGGCCGTGCTCATGCTCGAAGGGTCCGGTATGCTGGGTGCACCGGGACTTACGGGACGGGCATTCCAGGCGCTGGCCGAGCATAAAATCAACGTATTGCTGGTCTCGCAGGCTTCGAGCGAGCAGAGTCTCTGCCTGGGGGTGCGGGCCGCCGATGCCGAGACGGCGCTGGACGTGCTCCGGCGCACGTTCGCCTTCGAACTGGAGACCGGTCGCATCCGGCGCATCTACCTTGTGCCCGAATGCGCGACGGTTTCCGTGGTGGGCGATCGCATGCGCCACCAGCCGGGACTGGCCGGACGCATGTTCTCGGCGCTCGGGCAGGCCAACGTGAACGTGCTGGCGATCGCGCAGGGGGCCGCCGAGACGAACATCTCGGCCGTCATCGCCCAGCGGGATGCCCAGCGGGCCGTGCAGGCCCTGCACGAGACGTTCATCCTGCGCACGATGCGCGCCCATCTGTTTCTGATCGGGACCGGCGTGATCGGAGGGACGCTGCTGGACATGCTGGCCCGCCAGATTCCACAATTGAAAGAAGAAGAAGGGCTTGAACTCCGACTGGCCGGTCTGGCAACCGCCGAACGCATGCTCTGGCAGCCGGCCGGCATTCCCTGGAACGAAGCGCGCGAGCGGCTGCGTGCCGAAGGGGAGCCCATGGACCTGGACCGGCTGGTGCAACTCCTGACCACCGAGCGGCCGCGTCGCCTCGTGGTGGTCGATGCAACAGCTTCCGAAGCGGTGGCTCGCCGGTACCCGGACCTGCTCACGGCCGGTGTGGCGGTCGTCACGCCAAACAAACGGGCCAATACGCTGTCGTACGAATTCTACCGACGCCTGCGTGAGATTGCCCGCGAGCGCCGCGTGCCCTACCGCTACGAGACCACGGTCGGGGCCGGACTTCCGGTCATCGCCACGCTGCAGGATCTGCTGCTGGCCGGCGACAGCGTGCGACGGATCGAAGGGGTCTTTTCGGGCACACTGGCCTATCTGTTCAACCAGATGGCCGAAGGGGTGCCTTTCTCCGAAGCGGTGCGGGCAGCCCGCGCGGCCGGTTATACCGAGCCCGATCCGCGCGACGACCTCTCGGGCGAAGACGTGGCACGCAAGCTGCTCATTCTGGCACGAGAGGCGGGCCTGCCCGTCGAGCGCAGCGACGTGGAAGTGCAGCCGCTGGTGCCGGACGAGCTGCGCGAGGTGCCCCTGGAGGAATTTCTGGCGCGGCTGTGCGAACAGGATGCCTACTGGCGCGAGCGCGTCGAAGAAGCCCGGCGCGAAGGACGCCGCCTGCACTACATCGGGCGGATCGAAGACGGCCGCCTGGCCGTCGGCGTGCAGGCCGTCGGACCCGACTCGCCCTTCTACAACCTGCAGGGCACCGACAACCTGATCGCCTTCACGACGGCCTACTATTGCCGCACGCCACTGGTGGTGCGTGGGCCGGGTGCCGGCCCGGAGGTTACGGCGGCCGGGATCGTGTCGGACCTGCGGCGCGCGCTGGAGCAGATGCGCTAA
- a CDS encoding anti-sigma factor family protein, with protein MKQWLKKWLGRKRLTCEEVNRFLAAYLDGALDARTRAAFEAHLQACADCQAYLDQYRKTIELTRRAAEVPEPPQELIEHTLAFLRERLSQK; from the coding sequence ATGAAGCAGTGGCTGAAAAAATGGCTGGGCCGTAAGCGGCTCACCTGTGAAGAGGTGAACCGTTTCCTGGCGGCCTATCTGGACGGCGCACTGGATGCGCGGACGCGGGCGGCCTTCGAGGCGCACCTCCAGGCCTGCGCCGACTGTCAGGCCTACCTGGACCAGTATCGCAAGACGATCGAACTGACCCGCCGGGCCGCCGAGGTGCCTGAACCCCCGCAGGAACTCATCGAGCACACGCTGGCCTTTCTCCGCGAGCGCCTTTCGCAGAAATAA
- a CDS encoding PAS domain S-box protein has protein sequence MTSVQVGIWGASRSVGQRLSQLLREAGEVTVALHPGTFPSAPETLPHLLILFGYPEVLREQVEAVRATAGGEQVVLVAALADRTTPESLDGLLRAGVDDLLDLGAPAPLLKARLRLLVRRARARQRRWDIERELQVRVGQQAVVAELGRRALANMPLPLLLEYATERVAAALGVELAKVLRLLPDGREFLLVAGYGWQDGLVGTFRVPAGTDSQAGYTLRAGGPVVVEDFARENRFACPELLRRHGVQAGLSVPIFVGGHSWGVLGAHTCRPRTFSHDDVHFLQAVAHVLATAIERREREEALRESEARYRAIVETAVDAIITIDETGRILLFNPAAERLFGYRAEEVIGRNISILMPSPYREQHDRYIRNYLETGRRRIIGRGREVTGLRKDGTTFPMYLAVSEVRLPDRRLFTGIVRDLSETRRLEQEILRISDEERRSIGQDLHDGLGQMLTGMALISQSLARRLAAQGRPEARELEELTELIRQADRQARTLARGLIPVELEANGLQAALYRLTRQTEELFGIRCRFEAEKDVPVADNMVATHLYRIAQEALNNAVRHGRAQTITVTLAADDEALHLWVRDDGVGIPEKLPETAGMGLRIMHYRARLLGGHLEVRRREEGGTEVHAAVPLTGRVLPADASQVLPETEVIP, from the coding sequence ATGACTTCCGTTCAGGTCGGCATCTGGGGCGCTTCGCGGAGCGTGGGGCAGCGGTTGAGCCAGTTGCTCCGCGAAGCAGGGGAGGTTACGGTCGCGCTGCATCCCGGCACTTTTCCTTCGGCTCCTGAGACGCTTCCGCATCTGCTCATCCTGTTCGGCTATCCCGAGGTTCTCCGTGAGCAGGTCGAAGCCGTGCGCGCGACGGCCGGCGGTGAACAGGTGGTGCTGGTGGCCGCCCTGGCCGATCGCACTACGCCCGAATCGCTCGACGGCCTGCTTCGTGCGGGCGTGGACGATCTGCTGGACCTCGGCGCGCCTGCTCCGCTGCTCAAAGCCCGGCTGCGGCTGCTGGTGCGGCGGGCACGGGCCCGCCAGCGACGGTGGGACATCGAGCGCGAGCTGCAGGTGCGAGTCGGTCAGCAGGCTGTCGTGGCCGAACTGGGCCGCCGGGCACTGGCCAACATGCCGCTTCCGCTTCTTCTTGAATATGCCACCGAACGCGTGGCGGCGGCACTGGGCGTCGAACTGGCCAAGGTGCTGCGTCTGCTACCCGACGGCCGGGAATTTCTCCTGGTGGCCGGCTATGGCTGGCAGGATGGACTGGTGGGGACGTTTCGCGTGCCGGCCGGCACCGACTCGCAGGCCGGCTACACGCTTCGCGCCGGTGGCCCCGTCGTCGTAGAGGATTTTGCCCGGGAAAACCGCTTCGCCTGCCCGGAGTTGCTCCGACGCCACGGCGTGCAGGCCGGGCTGAGCGTGCCGATCTTTGTAGGGGGCCACTCGTGGGGCGTACTGGGAGCCCATACCTGTCGCCCGCGCACTTTTTCGCACGACGACGTGCACTTTCTGCAGGCGGTGGCGCACGTGCTGGCCACGGCCATCGAACGCCGGGAGCGTGAGGAGGCGCTGCGCGAAAGCGAGGCCCGCTACCGCGCCATCGTGGAAACGGCGGTCGATGCCATCATCACGATCGACGAAACCGGCCGTATTCTGCTGTTCAATCCGGCCGCCGAACGCCTCTTCGGCTACCGGGCCGAGGAGGTCATCGGCCGCAACATCTCGATCCTGATGCCTTCGCCCTACCGGGAGCAGCACGACCGCTACATCCGCAATTACCTGGAAACCGGCCGCCGCCGCATCATCGGCCGGGGACGCGAGGTGACGGGGCTCCGCAAAGACGGTACGACGTTTCCGATGTACCTGGCCGTCAGCGAGGTGCGTCTGCCCGATCGGCGGCTGTTCACCGGAATCGTGCGCGATCTGTCCGAGACGCGGCGCTTAGAGCAGGAAATCCTGCGCATCAGCGACGAGGAACGGCGCAGCATCGGCCAGGACCTGCACGACGGACTCGGCCAGATGCTGACCGGCATGGCGTTGATCAGTCAGAGCCTGGCCCGGCGTCTGGCCGCGCAGGGACGCCCCGAAGCCCGCGAGCTCGAAGAACTGACTGAGCTGATCCGCCAGGCCGACCGGCAGGCCCGTACGCTGGCGCGCGGCCTGATTCCCGTCGAGCTGGAAGCCAACGGTCTGCAGGCCGCCCTTTACCGGCTGACCCGTCAGACCGAGGAGCTTTTCGGCATACGCTGTCGCTTTGAGGCCGAAAAGGATGTGCCGGTGGCCGACAACATGGTGGCCACGCACCTGTATCGCATCGCGCAGGAGGCGCTCAACAACGCCGTGCGGCATGGCCGGGCGCAGACCATCACCGTCACGCTGGCGGCCGACGACGAAGCGCTCCACCTGTGGGTGCGCGACGACGGCGTGGGCATTCCGGAAAAACTGCCCGAAACGGCCGGCATGGGCCTGCGCATCATGCACTACCGAGCACGGCTGCTGGGCGGCCATTTGGAAGTGCGTCGGCGGGAGGAGGGAGGCACCGAAGTGCACGCGGCCGTCCCGCTGACCGGACGCGTGCTCCCGGCCGATGCGTCGCAGGTGCTTCCGGAAACCGAAGTGATCCCCTGA
- a CDS encoding response regulator transcription factor has product MKKRILIVDDHPLVRKGLALTLEAEPDLEVCGQAASAEEALGMLDEVRPDLAIVDISLPGMSGLELIKHLHAWNPDLPVLVISRHDEALYAERAIRAGARGYVMKIEAVDVIVKAVRRVLAGGLYVSQEVSERLLMSMTGHRRTTGQSPMELLSDRELEVFELTGRGLSTREIAERLHLSVKTVESYRARIKAKLGLRTAAELMRHAVQWVENERSG; this is encoded by the coding sequence ATGAAAAAACGGATCCTGATCGTCGACGATCATCCGCTCGTGCGCAAAGGGCTGGCGCTGACGCTTGAGGCCGAACCCGATCTGGAGGTATGCGGACAGGCCGCTTCGGCCGAGGAGGCGCTCGGAATGCTGGATGAAGTCCGGCCCGATCTGGCCATCGTGGACATCTCGCTGCCGGGCATGAGCGGGCTGGAGCTGATCAAACACCTGCATGCCTGGAATCCGGATTTGCCCGTGCTGGTCATTTCGCGACATGACGAAGCACTCTATGCAGAGCGGGCCATTCGGGCCGGCGCGCGCGGCTACGTGATGAAGATCGAGGCGGTCGATGTGATCGTCAAAGCCGTGCGGCGCGTGCTGGCCGGAGGGCTCTACGTGAGCCAGGAGGTCAGCGAGCGGCTGCTGATGAGCATGACCGGCCACAGGCGCACGACCGGCCAGTCGCCCATGGAACTGCTCAGCGACCGGGAGCTGGAAGTGTTCGAGCTGACGGGACGCGGACTCAGCACGCGGGAGATCGCCGAGCGACTGCATCTTTCGGTCAAAACCGTCGAATCCTATCGGGCACGCATCAAGGCCAAGCTGGGGCTTCGGACGGCGGCCGAGCTCATGCGGCACGCGGTCCAGTGGGTCGAAAACGAGCGTTCGGGCTGA
- a CDS encoding TerC family protein, with translation MFDWVTSPEAWAALATLTALEIVLGIDNIVFISILSGRLPRHQQRKARLLGLGLAMAGRIALLLSIAWIMRLTAPLFALLGRTFSGRDLILLAGGLFLIGKSTHEIHHRLEGVDEEAVDRAAGTASFAGVITQILLLDLVFSLDSVITAVGMARHVPVMVVAIVLAVLVMMVLAEGIARFIERHPTIKMLALSFLLLIGVMLVAEGFGQHIPRGYIYSAMAFSLFVELLNIKAGARRAQPVRLHQPGLRKALEKSDSKK, from the coding sequence ATGTTCGACTGGGTGACCAGTCCCGAAGCCTGGGCGGCGCTGGCCACGCTGACCGCGCTGGAGATCGTGCTGGGCATCGACAACATCGTGTTCATCTCGATCCTGTCCGGCCGTCTTCCTCGGCATCAGCAGCGCAAGGCCCGGCTGCTCGGACTCGGGCTGGCCATGGCCGGGCGTATTGCATTGCTGCTCAGCATCGCCTGGATCATGCGACTGACTGCGCCGCTGTTTGCGCTGCTGGGGCGGACGTTTTCCGGGCGCGATCTGATCCTGCTGGCGGGTGGGCTGTTTCTGATCGGTAAAAGCACGCACGAAATCCATCACCGACTGGAAGGGGTTGACGAGGAAGCAGTCGATCGGGCGGCCGGAACGGCGTCTTTCGCGGGCGTCATCACGCAGATTCTGCTGCTGGACCTGGTCTTTTCGCTGGATTCGGTGATCACGGCCGTGGGCATGGCCCGGCACGTGCCGGTCATGGTGGTGGCCATCGTGCTGGCCGTGCTCGTCATGATGGTGCTGGCCGAAGGGATTGCCCGGTTCATCGAGCGGCATCCGACAATCAAGATGCTGGCGCTGAGCTTCCTGCTGCTGATCGGGGTGATGCTGGTGGCCGAAGGCTTCGGACAGCACATCCCGCGCGGGTACATCTACAGCGCTATGGCCTTTTCGCTGTTCGTGGAGTTGCTGAACATCAAGGCCGGAGCACGTCGGGCGCAGCCCGTTCGCCTGCACCAACCGGGTTTGCGAAAAGCGCTGGAGAAAAGCGACAGCAAAAAATAA